A part of Myxococcus landrumus genomic DNA contains:
- a CDS encoding cupin domain-containing protein, translating into MTTTRRVEKPWGHELIWAHTERYVGKLLHVKQGHKLSLQYHNQKDETIHVQSGRLLFVVDEGQGLIEREMNPGESYHIKPLTKHRMVAITDCDILEVSTPELDDVVRLEDSYGRTGTSKP; encoded by the coding sequence ATGACGACGACAAGGCGGGTGGAGAAGCCCTGGGGCCATGAGCTCATCTGGGCCCACACCGAGCGCTATGTGGGCAAGCTGCTGCACGTGAAGCAGGGCCACAAGCTCAGCCTGCAGTACCACAACCAGAAGGACGAGACGATTCACGTCCAGAGCGGCAGGCTGCTCTTCGTCGTCGACGAGGGACAGGGGCTCATCGAGCGGGAGATGAACCCGGGCGAGAGCTACCACATCAAGCCCCTCACCAAGCACCGCATGGTGGCCATCACCGACTGCGACATCCTCGAGGTCAGCACCCCCGAGCTGGATGACGTCGTGCGGCTGGAGGACTCCTACGGCCGCACCGGCACCAGCAAGCCGTAG
- a CDS encoding peptidylprolyl isomerase: MMAPFSLIPPIPARTLSAVLAAIALSACGNNSSRPSGQSSPQDSGPVVAVINDRSLSAQEVKAKLDEQPLFVRSRYATTEKKKEFLDNLIRFELLVQEARRQGLENDPDVKSTLEKVMVQKLLRKQQEAAATAPLDEAELRKYYDEHRSEFTKPERIRVSHLFLAAPAADTALRAKSLAEATKILADIKSKESDPLKTAFEVAATQKSQDTDSKSTGGDLGYRSREELTQAWGAAFTDAAFALQSPSEIGQVVESDKGIHLVKLQSRQAGVDPSFEQARPRIEARLQGERRSKAMEGLLEKLKSQAKIEVKDSALEQIQIEGAEPKPGTAQPHP, encoded by the coding sequence ATGATGGCGCCCTTCTCCCTGATTCCGCCCATTCCCGCCCGAACCCTGTCCGCGGTCCTCGCAGCCATCGCCCTCTCCGCCTGTGGCAACAACTCCTCCCGCCCATCGGGCCAGAGCAGCCCCCAGGACTCCGGGCCCGTCGTCGCGGTCATCAATGACCGCTCCCTGTCCGCCCAGGAGGTCAAGGCGAAGCTCGACGAACAACCCCTCTTCGTCCGCAGCCGCTACGCCACGACAGAGAAGAAGAAGGAGTTCCTCGACAACCTCATCCGCTTCGAACTGCTCGTGCAGGAAGCTCGACGCCAGGGGTTGGAGAACGACCCCGACGTCAAATCCACCCTCGAGAAGGTCATGGTGCAGAAACTCCTGCGCAAGCAGCAGGAAGCCGCCGCCACGGCCCCTCTCGACGAGGCGGAGCTGCGCAAGTACTACGACGAGCACCGCTCCGAGTTCACCAAGCCCGAGCGCATCCGCGTCAGCCATCTCTTCCTGGCCGCCCCCGCAGCGGACACCGCCCTCCGCGCCAAATCCCTCGCCGAGGCCACGAAGATTCTCGCGGACATCAAGTCCAAGGAGTCCGATCCCCTCAAGACCGCCTTCGAGGTCGCCGCCACCCAGAAATCACAGGACACCGATTCCAAGTCCACCGGCGGAGACCTTGGCTACCGCAGCCGCGAAGAGCTGACCCAGGCCTGGGGCGCCGCCTTCACGGACGCCGCCTTCGCCCTCCAATCCCCATCCGAAATCGGCCAGGTCGTGGAGAGCGACAAGGGCATCCACCTCGTCAAGCTTCAGAGCCGCCAGGCCGGCGTGGACCCGTCCTTCGAGCAGGCCAGGCCCCGCATCGAGGCCCGCCTCCAAGGCGAGCGCCGCTCCAAGGCCATGGAAGGTCTCCTCGAGAAGCTGAAGTCCCAGGCGAAAATCGAAGTGAAGGACTCCGCCCTCGAGCAGATTCAAATCGAAGGCGCCGAGCCCAAGCCCGGCACCGCCCAGCCCCACCCCTGA
- a CDS encoding UDP-glucuronic acid decarboxylase family protein produces MQGKRVVVLGGAGFVGSHLCERLLDDGATSVTAVDNLITGNEENLRTLKGRPGFSFVKADIVEGIPVQGPVDYVLNLASPASPIDYANLPLETLRVGSIGTENGLKLAEANNAVFLMASTSEVYGDPLVHPQREDYWGNVNPIGPRSVYDEAKRYAEAVTAAYGRKGVQVRIVRIFNTYGPRMRLNDGRVVPAFVGQALKGEDFTVFGDGSQTRSFCYVKDLVDGLVRLVLSDESHPVNIGNPREMTIRQFAEAVRAAAGGGGTIIEKPLPKDDPKQRQPDITRARSILGWEPKVALEDGLRETIAWFREVAVRRTSA; encoded by the coding sequence ATGCAGGGGAAGCGAGTGGTGGTTCTGGGGGGCGCGGGCTTCGTGGGCTCGCACCTGTGCGAGCGCCTGCTGGACGACGGCGCGACCTCCGTGACGGCCGTGGACAACCTCATCACGGGCAATGAGGAGAACCTGCGCACGCTGAAGGGGCGGCCGGGCTTCAGCTTCGTGAAGGCGGACATCGTCGAGGGCATCCCGGTGCAGGGGCCGGTCGACTACGTGTTGAACCTGGCCTCGCCCGCATCGCCCATCGACTACGCGAACCTCCCGCTGGAGACGCTGCGCGTGGGCTCCATCGGCACGGAGAACGGGCTGAAGCTGGCGGAGGCGAACAACGCCGTCTTCCTGATGGCCTCCACCTCCGAGGTGTACGGAGATCCGCTGGTCCACCCGCAGCGCGAGGACTACTGGGGCAACGTCAATCCCATTGGCCCGCGCTCCGTCTACGACGAGGCCAAGCGCTACGCGGAGGCCGTCACCGCGGCCTACGGACGCAAGGGCGTGCAGGTCCGCATCGTTCGCATCTTCAACACCTACGGGCCGCGCATGCGGCTCAATGACGGCCGCGTGGTGCCCGCCTTCGTGGGCCAGGCGCTCAAGGGCGAGGACTTCACCGTCTTCGGCGATGGCAGCCAGACGCGCTCGTTCTGTTACGTGAAGGACCTGGTGGACGGCCTGGTCCGGCTGGTGCTGTCGGACGAGTCCCATCCGGTCAACATCGGCAACCCCCGGGAGATGACCATCCGTCAGTTCGCGGAGGCCGTGCGCGCCGCGGCGGGGGGCGGGGGCACCATCATCGAGAAGCCCCTGCCCAAGGACGACCCGAAGCAGCGGCAGCCGGACATCACCCGCGCGCGCTCGATTCTGGGCTGGGAGCCCAAGGTCGCGCTAGAGGACGGTCTGCGAGAGACCATCGCGTGGTTCCGCGAGGTTGCCGTGCGCCGCACGTCGGCATAG
- the mnmA gene encoding tRNA 2-thiouridine(34) synthase MnmA: MRVVVAMSGGVDSSAAAALLKEQGHEVIGITLRVWSYEGKAKCGSCCSPDDIDDARAVAQALGIPYYVANAEEIFQDRVVNPFVQSYLGGKTPIPCVACNRDVKFNFLLKRARALGAQLATGHYARVEQTDGRYVLRRGVDAAKDQSYFLFTLGQDELRDIHFPVGHMTKAEVRAVAERHNLPTSHKPESMEICFVPDGDYAGFVEKVAGPQPSGEIVDSDGQVLGVHQGIHRYTVGQRKGLNLGGGQVRYVQRLEPETHRVVVGSAEDTGRDRFGLLQPHWVDSPPSPETPVEVRIRHRHAGASGRVEISPHGLVSVKLDAPARAVTPGQAAVVYAQDRVLGGGWIV, encoded by the coding sequence ATGCGAGTCGTCGTTGCAATGAGCGGCGGGGTGGATTCCTCAGCCGCGGCTGCCTTGCTCAAGGAGCAGGGCCATGAGGTCATCGGCATCACCCTCCGCGTCTGGTCCTACGAGGGCAAGGCCAAGTGCGGAAGCTGCTGTAGCCCCGACGACATCGACGACGCACGCGCCGTCGCCCAGGCGCTCGGCATTCCGTACTACGTCGCCAACGCCGAGGAGATCTTCCAGGACCGCGTCGTCAATCCGTTCGTCCAGTCCTACCTCGGCGGCAAGACGCCCATCCCGTGTGTGGCCTGCAACCGCGACGTGAAGTTCAACTTCCTCCTCAAGCGGGCCCGCGCGCTCGGCGCACAGCTCGCCACCGGCCACTACGCCCGTGTCGAGCAGACCGACGGTCGCTACGTCCTCCGCCGTGGCGTGGACGCCGCGAAGGACCAGAGCTACTTCCTCTTCACGCTCGGCCAGGACGAGCTGCGCGACATCCACTTCCCCGTGGGCCACATGACCAAGGCGGAGGTCCGCGCCGTCGCCGAGCGCCACAACCTCCCCACCAGTCACAAGCCCGAGAGCATGGAGATCTGCTTCGTGCCCGATGGCGACTACGCGGGCTTCGTGGAGAAGGTCGCCGGCCCCCAGCCCTCGGGCGAGATTGTCGACAGCGACGGACAGGTGCTCGGCGTCCATCAGGGCATCCACCGCTACACGGTGGGCCAGCGCAAGGGCCTCAACCTCGGCGGAGGCCAGGTGCGCTACGTCCAGCGCCTGGAGCCGGAGACCCACCGCGTCGTCGTCGGCAGCGCCGAGGACACGGGGCGAGATCGCTTCGGCCTGCTCCAGCCTCACTGGGTCGACTCGCCCCCATCACCCGAGACCCCCGTCGAGGTCCGCATCCGTCACCGTCACGCGGGTGCCTCGGGCAGGGTGGAGATTTCCCCTCACGGGCTCGTTTCGGTGAAGCTGGATGCCCCGGCCCGTGCTGTCACGCCCGGTCAGGCGGCGGTGGTCTACGCTCAGGACCGGGTGCTGGGTGGTGGTTGGATCGTCTGA
- a CDS encoding NAD-dependent epimerase/dehydratase family protein, with translation MKVLVTGGAGFIGSHVCDEFLVAGHEVIALDDLSSGKRENLDPRVRLAVHDIRSREAAELIKSEKPQVVCHLAAQMDVRRSVEDPSFDADVNIRGMLNLLEASRVSGVKKVIFSSTGGAIYGEQDVFPAPESHATRPVSPYGASKAAGELYLGYYRAQYGLPYVALRYANVYGPRQNPHGEAGVVAIFCQRLLSGQGCTIYGEGKQTRDFVFGPDVARANRLAFEKDYVGAINIGTGVETDINRLYALLAEAAGSTAPAAHAPGKPGEQLRSCIDNSLAKKVLGWEPGADLREGARRTLAYFRQKQGSPERAHG, from the coding sequence GTGAAAGTCCTGGTGACGGGTGGAGCGGGCTTCATCGGCTCGCACGTGTGCGATGAGTTCCTGGTAGCAGGGCATGAGGTCATCGCGCTGGATGACCTGTCCAGCGGCAAGCGGGAGAACCTGGACCCTCGCGTGCGGTTGGCGGTGCATGACATCCGCAGCCGCGAGGCGGCGGAGCTCATCAAGTCGGAGAAGCCTCAGGTCGTCTGCCACCTGGCCGCGCAGATGGATGTGCGCCGCAGCGTGGAGGACCCCAGCTTCGACGCGGATGTGAACATCCGCGGCATGCTCAATCTGCTGGAGGCTTCGCGGGTCTCCGGGGTGAAGAAGGTCATCTTCAGCTCCACCGGCGGCGCCATCTACGGCGAGCAGGACGTCTTCCCCGCGCCGGAGTCCCACGCGACGCGGCCGGTGTCGCCGTATGGCGCCTCCAAGGCGGCCGGTGAGCTGTACCTGGGCTACTACCGGGCGCAGTACGGCCTGCCGTACGTGGCGCTGCGCTACGCCAACGTGTACGGCCCCCGTCAGAACCCGCACGGCGAAGCGGGCGTGGTGGCCATCTTCTGCCAGCGCCTGCTCTCCGGGCAGGGCTGCACCATCTACGGCGAGGGCAAGCAGACCCGCGACTTCGTCTTCGGGCCCGACGTGGCCCGGGCCAACCGCCTGGCGTTCGAGAAGGACTACGTGGGCGCCATCAACATCGGCACGGGTGTGGAGACGGACATCAACCGCCTCTATGCGCTCCTGGCCGAGGCGGCGGGCTCCACGGCCCCCGCGGCCCATGCCCCCGGCAAGCCGGGTGAGCAGCTCCGTTCGTGCATCGACAACTCGCTCGCGAAGAAGGTGCTCGGGTGGGAGCCCGGCGCCGACCTGCGCGAGGGGGCCCGCCGCACCCTGGCCTACTTCCGCCAGAAGCAGGGCTCTCCAGAGCGAGCCCACGGCTAG
- a CDS encoding SPOR domain-containing protein, translated as MRDAHRMKEKFDVSLDNRQIVSLLIAGIVVLGAVFVLGVVVGKKLAGDAQTASAPDLLSALDANAQALQAVQKEPHLTFQDELTRKAAAEPVVPPAPKPTAAKPAAEKPAPKPPEPVKTAALAPTPDPDTGELPPEEPTEEPVAAAKPAAEKPAPTPAPEKPAAAAEKPAAIAVKPATVSGKVEAAPVPTRTTQKEGGGLKEAIARAAAQPPDSAVKGGAFTLQLSAFQDKQEADRFVARLRDRGYAPYIVSAEVVGKGTWYRVRMGTFASKDAAARYLSDFKRETQLDAFVAGTN; from the coding sequence ATGCGAGACGCCCACCGGATGAAAGAGAAGTTCGACGTCTCTCTCGACAACCGTCAGATTGTCAGTCTGTTGATTGCCGGCATCGTCGTGCTCGGCGCCGTGTTCGTGCTGGGCGTTGTCGTGGGGAAGAAGCTCGCCGGCGACGCGCAGACGGCCAGCGCCCCGGACCTGCTCTCCGCGCTGGATGCCAACGCGCAGGCGCTCCAGGCCGTGCAGAAGGAGCCGCACCTCACCTTCCAGGACGAGCTCACGCGCAAGGCCGCGGCCGAGCCCGTCGTGCCTCCCGCGCCCAAGCCGACTGCCGCCAAGCCCGCGGCCGAGAAGCCCGCGCCCAAGCCGCCCGAGCCGGTGAAGACCGCCGCACTGGCGCCGACCCCGGACCCGGACACGGGCGAGCTTCCTCCCGAGGAGCCCACCGAAGAGCCTGTCGCCGCCGCCAAGCCCGCGGCCGAGAAGCCCGCGCCCACGCCCGCGCCGGAGAAGCCGGCCGCCGCCGCCGAAAAGCCCGCCGCCATCGCCGTGAAGCCCGCGACTGTCTCCGGCAAGGTGGAAGCCGCGCCCGTTCCGACGCGGACCACGCAGAAGGAGGGTGGGGGACTGAAGGAGGCCATCGCCCGTGCCGCCGCGCAGCCGCCGGACTCGGCGGTGAAGGGTGGGGCCTTCACGCTCCAACTGTCGGCCTTCCAAGACAAGCAGGAGGCAGACCGCTTCGTGGCCCGGTTGCGTGATAGGGGCTATGCCCCCTATATCGTCTCCGCGGAGGTCGTGGGGAAGGGCACCTGGTACCGCGTGCGCATGGGAACGTTCGCCTCGAAGGACGCGGCGGCGCGGTATCTGTCAGACTTCAAGCGTGAGACCCAGCTCGACGCGTTCGTGGCCGGCACGAACTGA
- a CDS encoding CCA tRNA nucleotidyltransferase — MLANLHNADIPRPVLDVIARLRELGHAVYLVGGCVRDMVRQVHPKDFDVATSALPDEVQRAFRKVIPTGIQHGTVTVLQGTTHVEVTTFRSEGDYLDGRRPSSVAFERDIVKDLSRRDFTINAMAYNPLDRDLVDPFGGQSDLQAHLIRCVGSAFERFSEDGLRPMRAVRFSAVLGFSLDPDTHAAIPATLGVFRKVALERVREELVKLLMSPRAEGGLQLLADTGLLDVFLPEVAGASPEEARLARAAVQAAPEDIDIRMAALLADLVDRARARDIALRLKFPNKSADLIALLVENAKLEARLWDTDPALRRLLARISLANLPALLSLARARVQVRAPDQLSALEQLCARLEALAAAKPPLAPKELALTGGDIMATLGVGPSPIVGEATRFLMESVLDDPSMNTTEALKRQLQTWHSARSTS; from the coding sequence ATGCTCGCCAACCTCCACAACGCCGACATCCCCCGGCCCGTTCTCGACGTCATTGCCCGGCTGCGTGAGCTGGGTCATGCCGTCTACCTCGTGGGCGGCTGCGTCCGGGACATGGTGCGCCAGGTCCACCCAAAGGACTTCGACGTCGCCACCAGCGCCCTCCCTGACGAGGTCCAGCGAGCCTTCCGCAAGGTCATCCCCACCGGCATCCAGCACGGCACCGTCACGGTGCTCCAGGGCACCACCCACGTCGAGGTGACCACCTTCCGCTCGGAAGGGGACTACCTCGACGGGCGCCGGCCCAGCTCCGTCGCTTTCGAGCGCGACATCGTCAAGGACCTGTCCCGCCGCGACTTCACCATCAATGCGATGGCCTACAACCCACTGGACCGGGACCTCGTGGACCCCTTCGGCGGCCAGTCGGACCTCCAGGCCCACCTCATCCGCTGCGTCGGCTCCGCCTTCGAGCGCTTCTCCGAAGACGGCCTTCGCCCCATGCGCGCCGTCCGGTTCTCCGCCGTGCTCGGCTTCTCGCTCGACCCGGACACTCACGCCGCCATCCCCGCGACCCTCGGCGTCTTCCGCAAGGTCGCCCTGGAGCGCGTCCGTGAGGAACTGGTCAAGCTGCTCATGTCCCCCCGCGCCGAAGGCGGCCTCCAACTGCTCGCGGACACGGGCCTGCTCGACGTGTTCCTCCCCGAGGTCGCCGGCGCCAGTCCAGAAGAGGCCCGACTCGCTCGCGCCGCCGTCCAGGCCGCTCCCGAGGACATCGACATCCGCATGGCCGCGCTCCTCGCGGACCTGGTCGACCGCGCCCGGGCTCGGGACATCGCTCTGCGCCTCAAGTTCCCCAACAAGTCTGCGGACCTCATCGCGCTCCTCGTCGAGAACGCGAAGCTCGAAGCACGTCTCTGGGACACCGACCCCGCCTTGAGGAGGCTCCTGGCGCGCATCAGCCTCGCCAACCTCCCCGCGCTCCTCTCCCTGGCCCGCGCTCGGGTCCAGGTCCGCGCTCCCGACCAACTGTCCGCTCTGGAGCAGTTGTGCGCACGCCTGGAGGCCCTCGCCGCCGCGAAGCCTCCCCTGGCGCCCAAGGAGCTCGCGCTCACCGGCGGCGACATCATGGCGACCCTCGGGGTCGGGCCGTCGCCCATCGTCGGAGAGGCCACCCGCTTCCTCATGGAATCCGTCCTCGACGACCCCTCCATGAACACCACCGAGGCACTCAAGCGCCAGCTTCAGACCTGGCACTCCGCCCGCTCGACCTCCTGA
- a CDS encoding ribbon-helix-helix domain-containing protein: MARKKISTTIYITPEQNELLKALNQKTKVPVAEYIRQGIDLVLEKYKAQLPGQATFDEI; this comes from the coding sequence ATGGCCCGAAAGAAGATCAGCACCACCATCTACATCACCCCGGAGCAGAACGAGCTCCTCAAGGCGCTGAACCAGAAGACGAAGGTGCCCGTGGCCGAGTACATCCGCCAGGGCATCGACCTGGTCCTGGAGAAGTACAAAGCGCAGCTGCCCGGCCAGGCGACCTTCGACGAAATCTGA
- a CDS encoding aminotransferase-like domain-containing protein, translating to MTSPSASFEMSLAAWARKLAPSAIQDMLQKITRPGVYSLALGLPAAELFPTEGMAAAAAKVLAEQGGALQYSPTLEPLREQVVALMARRGVRCSPNQVFLTTGAQQGMNLLARLLLEPGQPVLLEDRVYSGFQQVLDPFQSRRLAVRRDVERGLDLDGLESLLASGERPGLFYTMSDGHNPLGTSLAMEARERLVRLAREYRMPVIEDDAYGFLRYEEEGALPPLRALDSQWVFYVGSFSKILAPALRVGWVVVPESMVFRLATVKESSDIDTATFTQRIVLAFLESGGLDGHLERLRKEYRTRRDTLLRALETHLPPGAKWSRPGYGMFVWVELPEGRDTTVLLARALETQQVAYLPGQAFMVQGGRSASHCMRLNFSHCEPARIEEAVRRLGGVLRAG from the coding sequence GTGACTTCACCATCGGCTTCCTTCGAAATGTCACTGGCCGCGTGGGCAAGGAAGCTGGCGCCCTCGGCCATCCAGGACATGCTCCAGAAGATCACCCGGCCGGGCGTGTACTCGCTGGCGTTGGGGCTGCCCGCGGCGGAGCTGTTCCCAACGGAGGGGATGGCGGCGGCGGCGGCGAAGGTGTTGGCGGAGCAGGGTGGGGCGTTACAGTACTCGCCCACGCTGGAGCCGCTGCGGGAGCAGGTGGTCGCGCTGATGGCGCGGCGGGGCGTGCGGTGCTCGCCGAATCAGGTGTTCCTGACGACCGGGGCGCAGCAGGGGATGAACCTGCTGGCGAGGCTGCTGTTGGAGCCGGGGCAGCCGGTGTTGTTGGAGGACCGAGTGTATTCGGGCTTCCAGCAGGTGTTGGACCCGTTCCAGTCGCGGCGCCTCGCGGTGCGGCGGGATGTGGAGCGAGGGTTGGACCTGGATGGGCTCGAGTCGCTGTTGGCGTCGGGTGAGAGGCCGGGGCTCTTCTACACGATGAGCGATGGGCACAATCCGCTCGGGACAAGTCTCGCGATGGAGGCCCGGGAGCGGCTGGTGCGGCTGGCGCGGGAGTACCGCATGCCGGTCATCGAGGATGATGCCTATGGCTTCCTTCGCTACGAGGAGGAGGGGGCGCTTCCGCCGCTGCGTGCGTTGGATTCGCAGTGGGTGTTCTACGTGGGGTCGTTCTCCAAGATTCTGGCGCCCGCGCTGAGGGTGGGCTGGGTGGTGGTGCCGGAGTCGATGGTGTTCCGACTGGCCACGGTGAAGGAGTCGAGTGACATCGACACGGCGACCTTCACCCAGCGCATCGTGCTCGCGTTCCTCGAGTCAGGAGGGCTGGACGGGCACCTGGAGCGGTTGCGGAAGGAGTACCGGACGCGGCGGGATACGCTGTTGCGGGCGCTGGAGACGCACCTACCGCCGGGCGCGAAGTGGTCTCGGCCGGGTTACGGGATGTTTGTCTGGGTGGAGTTGCCGGAGGGGCGTGACACCACGGTGTTGTTGGCGCGGGCGCTGGAGACGCAGCAAGTGGCCTACCTGCCGGGGCAGGCGTTCATGGTGCAAGGGGGACGTTCGGCGTCCCATTGCATGCGCTTGAACTTCTCGCACTGCGAGCCGGCGCGGATTGAAGAGGCGGTGCGCCGGCTCGGTGGCGTCTTGAGGGCGGGTTGA
- a CDS encoding DNA methyltransferase, with product MHPTEKPVELLAFLVVRACPEGGLVLDPFAGSGATLFAAQQLGRSAVRVDLDERCCEAAAKRLKAAQRVGPALV from the coding sequence ATGCACCCTACGGAGAAGCCCGTCGAGCTGCTGGCCTTCCTGGTGGTACGTGCCTGCCCCGAGGGCGGTCTAGTTCTGGACCCGTTCGCTGGCAGCGGCGCCACGCTGTTTGCCGCGCAGCAGCTTGGCCGGAGCGCGGTGAGAGTAGATCTCGACGAGCGATGCTGCGAGGCCGCGGCGAAGCGCCTCAAGGCAGCGCAACGCGTGGGGCCAGCTCTGGTTTGA
- a CDS encoding MBL fold metallo-hydrolase, translating to MLDRPMYLKPNVAIEPLYNQWYAWWYLLSPATAPMFVTNLHLKLMQSFVANPDVHVAALKNPMLMGGPFINHAAARAPRVKELLERTQREQAHMLAYTKAVGELEQLLAPNNGASLEHLYPKVPDLLRGYVELTYDLSNRASARYIEPLLYKSKFYQESSQSVTLSLVDKDWRPYIFSTPRLEEDAPLWLKVPYRHEGLDALFRMRHTPGSPGQVAEMLGVPASASAAFADLFTDVVPRKAPRYDGEGVRVRYFGHACVLLETKEVSILTDPVISYEFPTDLPRFTHADLPEHVDYVVLTHGHADHLMMETLIQLRHRVGTIIVPRNNGNSLADPSLRLMLHHTGFKNVVEIDDLQEIAIPGGSITGLPFLGEHSDLSIQAKTAHLVRLDGKSILMAADSNALEPRMYQHLRDIIGPIDILFLGMECEGGPMSWMYGPLLTNPLPRKMDQTRRLNGSDCARAIEIANYLTPKDVYVYAMGQEPWLRHVMILVYDETAPQLIESNKFLEHCRSKGVPAERPYVRMERVLR from the coding sequence ATGCTCGACCGACCGATGTACCTCAAGCCGAACGTGGCTATCGAGCCGCTGTACAACCAGTGGTACGCGTGGTGGTACCTGCTGTCGCCCGCCACGGCGCCCATGTTCGTGACGAACCTGCATCTGAAGCTGATGCAGTCGTTCGTCGCGAATCCCGACGTACACGTGGCCGCGCTGAAGAACCCCATGTTGATGGGAGGCCCCTTCATCAACCACGCCGCGGCGCGAGCGCCTCGGGTGAAGGAGCTGCTGGAGCGGACCCAGCGCGAGCAGGCCCACATGCTCGCGTACACCAAGGCCGTGGGTGAGCTGGAGCAGCTGCTCGCCCCCAACAACGGCGCCTCGCTGGAGCACCTCTACCCCAAGGTTCCGGACCTGCTCCGTGGCTACGTGGAGCTCACGTACGACCTGAGCAACCGGGCCAGCGCCCGCTACATCGAGCCCCTGCTCTACAAGAGCAAGTTCTACCAGGAGTCCTCGCAGAGCGTGACGCTCTCGCTGGTGGACAAGGACTGGCGTCCCTACATCTTCAGCACGCCGCGACTGGAGGAAGACGCGCCGCTATGGCTCAAGGTGCCCTACCGCCACGAGGGCCTGGACGCGCTGTTCCGCATGCGCCACACGCCAGGCTCGCCGGGCCAGGTGGCGGAGATGCTCGGAGTGCCGGCCTCGGCGTCGGCCGCCTTCGCGGACCTCTTCACCGACGTCGTGCCGCGCAAAGCGCCCCGTTACGACGGTGAGGGCGTGCGCGTGCGCTACTTCGGCCACGCCTGCGTGCTGCTGGAGACGAAGGAGGTCAGCATCCTCACCGACCCCGTCATCAGCTACGAGTTCCCCACGGACCTGCCGCGCTTCACGCACGCGGACCTGCCCGAGCACGTGGACTACGTGGTCCTCACCCACGGCCACGCCGACCACCTGATGATGGAGACGCTCATCCAGTTGCGTCACCGCGTGGGCACCATCATCGTCCCTCGCAACAACGGCAACTCGCTGGCGGACCCCTCGCTGCGGTTGATGCTGCACCACACGGGCTTCAAGAACGTGGTGGAGATCGACGACCTGCAGGAGATCGCCATCCCGGGTGGCTCCATCACCGGCCTGCCCTTCCTGGGCGAGCACAGCGACCTGTCCATCCAGGCGAAGACGGCGCACCTCGTGCGGCTGGACGGCAAGTCCATCCTGATGGCGGCCGACTCCAACGCGTTGGAGCCGCGCATGTACCAGCACCTGCGCGACATCATCGGGCCCATCGACATCCTGTTCCTGGGCATGGAGTGCGAAGGCGGCCCCATGAGCTGGATGTACGGCCCGCTCCTGACGAACCCGCTGCCGCGCAAGATGGACCAGACCCGGCGCCTCAACGGCTCCGACTGCGCCCGCGCCATCGAGATCGCCAACTACCTGACGCCCAAGGATGTCTACGTCTACGCCATGGGCCAGGAGCCGTGGCTGCGCCACGTGATGATCCTCGTCTACGACGAGACCGCGCCGCAGCTCATCGAGTCGAACAAGTTCCTGGAGCACTGCCGCTCCAAGGGCGTCCCCGCGGAGCGTCCGTACGTGCGGATGGAGCGCGTCCTCCGCTAG
- a CDS encoding HU family DNA-binding protein, which produces MTRSELIERIAERAPHVPRRELEAIVHAVFEGMAEALVAGKRIELRGFGVFSLRIRRARTGRNPKTGQPVAVPERRTLSFSAGKELRARLNAPAPRQEPVGAVLPTVALAASPRTETSPSLVS; this is translated from the coding sequence ATGACGAGGAGTGAGCTCATCGAGCGCATCGCGGAGCGTGCACCCCATGTGCCGCGCCGGGAGTTGGAAGCCATCGTCCACGCCGTCTTCGAGGGCATGGCGGAGGCGCTCGTCGCCGGCAAGCGCATCGAACTGCGCGGCTTCGGCGTCTTCTCCCTGCGCATCCGTCGCGCGAGGACGGGGCGCAACCCCAAGACGGGCCAGCCTGTCGCCGTGCCCGAGCGCCGGACGCTGAGCTTCTCCGCGGGCAAGGAGCTGCGCGCGCGACTCAACGCTCCAGCGCCGAGACAAGAGCCCGTGGGCGCGGTGCTTCCCACCGTGGCGCTCGCCGCATCGCCACGCACGGAAACCTCCCCGTCTCTCGTGTCGTAG